Within the Silurus meridionalis isolate SWU-2019-XX chromosome 2, ASM1480568v1, whole genome shotgun sequence genome, the region TATTAGCAAAAACAGGGTTGcacattgtaaatgtaaatataataaactaaaataatactGCACACATCACTCATGcacttgtatttattataaataagtcTCGACAGAACGCAAACAACTATCAcagattctttatttttatcatttaataacATAACttcaaattgtattatttacaaCCCCCccttattatatatacatttctcgTTGTTTTAAGCCTGCACTTATCCAAACCTCCTGCAGtgcagaaaatgtaattaaaaaaaagctaaatgttATCCATTTCAAACAGGTCCCCAAATATGACTTGAGATTTCTGCTGTTCAGTTGTTAATGGAAAGTGGAAGAAGACTTGGTTCAGAGAACCGGACAATGTGCACACTCAGGGAACATTTAGTTTCTTTTTCACAAAAGACAATGGCAAATGCAGTGAACATCTGTACATGTACAGAACATACAGAACGACTGAGGAGTTCTATAACCTAGTACCATAAggtgtgtaatatttaatttgctTGGAATGGgaggaaataaaaatgcaggtaataaaacactaaatatgtaataaaagcatgcagaaaataagaaaataactACTGTAAATTAGGTCATAAAACACACCagtcatacatacacacaaacgcaTTAAAGCGCTAAATGCATGCATACAGTTGACACTTGTGCTCACAAATGCATGTTTTCACTCTTACAGAGACACAATTATGGCACACTCTTGAgttaaagacagaaagacattaACAGGTCAGTTActgactgaacacacacattgGAAAACAGACAAAGAGGACATGGAAGGCAGTGCAACACAGATTGGaacaacatacaaacaaaagttCATCTTTTTCACTACTGAGGCCAACAATTCCGTTGTGAATCTAGAGTAATAGCTAGAGTAGGGTATTTAAATTTTCGCCTATAAAACAGTACAGAGtcaaaaatatgtggacacctgaccatggaCTCAACGTGCCAAATTACAAAAACTACAGGCATTAAAATATTCAGTGCCCCTAGGAAGGCGTTCCACTATTTAGCTAAATGACTGTATGGTTTGTGCCCTTTCAGCTATAAGAACATTAGGAAGGACAGTGCCTGTCAAGgcaatcagcattccaatttattccaaagaTGTTTAGTGGGGTTGAAATCAGAACACTGAAGTACACAGACCCTTCCAAACTATGACTTTGTGTGCACTGTGAATGGATTTcgtaatgctacagcattcaAATACATTCTATACAGTAGTGTTTCCAACCTTGTGGCAACAGCTTGGGAAATGACCACATATGACTGTgctgatcaggtgtccacaaatatttgACTATATAATATTACTGTGTTGTATAACCATCAATTGTCATTTAACTTTCAAACTCTTGCTTGGCCTTCCATTCTTTCCTCATAACCTGTACAATATTAAACTATTTGTATTAGGATTTTTAGAATACCAACACTAGTTAGTGTCATTTACTGTTATTTTGAACCTGCTGCATATACAGATTTGTCCTTTAACACTATCACTGAAAATCCAGGACCTTTTTATCATAACCATCTCTTCAAAGAGgcactattataattatttgataTGGAGAAATTAGGGCTACAAAAATACATGTAAACCTGGACTGAAAAGTACTTTAGGTTTTCTTTTAAACTTAAAACCAACAGAAAACGTTTAAGTCGCTTTTCAGTCCACACTAAGCATTCTCTTATTCTACAGAAGTTACACCGTAGGTGTTTACAACTTTGTGACAGGGTATTTCAATAGACTCAGCGATCTGAGCCACACCCACACATCATCATCCACGACTTACAAAAGtaatgcaataaaaatttataggaaataaatgtaacatatGGAATGTTATTACATATGTAACAGAAATCATGATACAAGTTAAGCACTTGGGTCCCAGATTATAAAACTCAAACATTTCAAATGGTTGGAATAAGGAATGTTTTTAAAGAACAGAAAATGATTTGAGGGCATAAGGCTTTCCGTTAATCttcacacaagcacacacaaacatgcacaagcCTTCACTACAGCTCTATCAATATGGATACTTAATTTATTAACTTATGAGATTAAAGCTGCATTCTTTGGCCTTTCTTCTTCTCAATCTTCTGCTTGGACTCCCTACCACACATTTACTTTCCTCTCCATTACCCATTTTTCTATTCAGTATACCTTCTTTTACTTCTATAAACAACCTTTGCCATTTCCTTTCTTATAAAACTCTCTTTTTATAGCTTTCAGTGAACtcaatattaataaacaaatgagaGCACTGggatgattaattaaaaaaaagataaaactcTCATCAGaattgtaggctgatttatcttaagttgtaatctagcataccagtgtagatttaatcattgctagagactcaaagcacttaaATTTAGTCAAACCACAGCTTTCATTCATTTACGTATACCATTTTTTGGTCCACAACTGAGCAAATGTTGCTTCAGTTCTTTTCTTACCTCTCCTCATTCACTTATTAATTccagcacacactcacattttaaatgcgtgaaaacacacacacacacacacacacacacacacacacacacacacacacacacacacacacacacacaagtccttTATGCCTCAAAATCGAATTTTCCCAAAACAAAGTTTTCCAAACCCACAGAAAGCATAATTTTCCCGTTATCCCACACCCATTTTAAGTTCAATTCACACAGTTCTAGCCTTTGTTTGAATTCTATATCTCTTCCAATGCTCCTTCCTGTTCTTCATAGCTGCTGTCCATCCTCCTCGGTCATGCCTTGGGCCTTTAGCTCCTCCAACACATTGTCCAGGTAGCCAGGGTCAGGGTATCCATGGCCAGTAAGGTTGGATCCAAACTCGGTTTTATGGTGGATCTCATTCCAGATGACTGTATCTGACTCACCCGTGGTGCTAGACGTACCCACTGAGAAGATTAGTCTCCTGTCCCATGCTACTAATAAAAGTTTTAACACCTATGAATACAAACACATAACCTTAGTCATAATAGACTTTTACAAAATGCAGAAGAGTCAAACTGCCTTTCTATAAATAGGAAATGTTTGGCTAAGTCACAAAAATCAAACAGTAGGGGTGTAGCGGTACACGTATTcgtgccaaaagtttgtggtaaATGGCTTTCGATTCGATACACATGTGCGGAACATGGTTCATATCTGAGTTTACTCGGGAGCATATTAAGTGGCAGGCCGCAAGTTTGTTATGTCTCCCCCTCACACTTCAAgcgcatttatttaaattattttatacttgaaaacatacacaacagtgccaggggaataaaaaaagagactgGAGTTAGTGTCCCTGTGGCTACTCACTTACTACTGgaaataagatatatatatatatatatatatatatatatatatatatatatatatatatatatatatatatattgcaagatacctttcttcctttttcactATCTGGAAGATAGCAGTGGCGTGGAAATCCTCTTGCTGTGAAAGGTTTTCCTGGGTTTGGGTGCTCAGTGccctacaacaacaaaaaaacaaaaaattgtaaGTGTAAACATATTACTCTtttgttttaaagcttttttgtaGTCAAGCAGTACAtgaatatgttatatatgttacCTGTATACCAGGtggtatattgtatattaaacGAATAGTCTTGCAGTCAGGGTGCCCTGGGAGTGAGTGAGGAATGACATGGTACTCCATCTTCCCAGGTGGCTGGTTACCGGTCTTCACACCATAGATCGTCTTGCATGTGGGACACTGCAAGCTGCCATCTTTATTTCCATTGTTGTACATGGCTACCAGGCACTGCAGATGATACTGATGGCCGCACTGTGTCAGTCGACCCACTGACTCTGCACGAGACACAGCGCCCACCCCTGGGCCTTTGTAACCAGAGGGGCCAGCCAAAGGCTCCATACAGATTGTGCAGTCCTGAATCagcaatattattttattaatgaaaagtgtgtgcatatatttctctctctctctctctctctctctctctctctctctatatatatatatatatatatatatatatatatatatatatatatatatatatatatacatacatacacacacacacacacacacacacacacacacacacacacacacacacacacacacacacacacacaaaagttagtacacccctTACAGTAcaacaaccattttagtatatcctTTACTATAGAAATTTAAattggatatactttagagtagtcaatgtgcagcttgtacaccaatacagatttactgtcctctaaaagtaacccaacatacagccatattgtcaaaatagctggcaacaaaagtgagtacaccgtAAGTGaccatgtcaaaactgtgtccaaagtgtcaatattttgtgtaagcaccactgttatctagcactgccttaatccttttgggcatggaattcaccaaagctgcacaggttgttgctggaatcctcttccactccttcataatgacatcatggagctccTAGATGTTAGATGCAttgcgcttctccaccttccacttgaggatgccagacaggtgctcaatagggttcaggtctttagaatgtcacagtacatgttcgAATCCCCTCggtgaaccgcagctccccagtaccggTTGCACTCATGCAGCCACAGACCATGATGTTATCACCACCATTCCTGACTGTAGGCAAGCCACTATTTTCTTGGTGCCCCCCACCAGGGCATTGCCACATATGGACACCATCTAAACCAAACatgtttatcttagtctcatcagaccacaggacacgGTTCCAGTAATTCCTGCTCTTGGACATGTCTTCAGCatccatgcaaaccgacttgttgcagtgcgCAGTGTATAGTATGAGCACTGACAACCACTGTCTCATTGCACAACCATAGAGATGTAGCAGCTATCATATGGTTTAGCTTGAAGACTGTATATGTTAGGTttaagatggttctcacactggtACTCTTAACACATTCCTgttatctgttcagtgtctatagggtCTTTACGATGTGAggtatacaggaagtctttatctgggctcaaACATCTCCAGTCAttatgtcttcttacccaatcaggaacagttttagcttAGGTTTTTAGCTCAGGtcccctgccacagactgccccaacttccatatatatatttatatatatatacgctgATTGTATCCTTCATATCAAGTCAAACCATAAGATCACATAACTCAGGTTTATAAGCAATATGTGGTTGTGATTTTAATAGTCATACATGCACCAACACCAGAGTACCAGAGTGTCATTTACCTCTTCTGGAGGATTTCTGACTTTCTGTAGGTACCTCTTCACTACCTCCTCTGGAGTCTTGcctgaaaaaaatacatgtttaacatggttttgaaaaataatgttgtgtacattttttaaaaatgatgagCTTCATCAAGtcttaaacaaataatatataatatattaatatgtatgtatgaatttATTTGTGTGCGTTTTCTGAGCCATACATTTCCGAGcctgtttttttgtggttttccGGCAACAGTGTCCAAGACCAGGGATGGGTTTGATGTCACTTTTGCTGACAGGAGGAGGGTGTAGCACAAGTTTAGGAGGACGAGTCAAACACACAGGCAGGCCTGCTGCACTCATCAGAATACCTGTGATTCCTGGAAGgaatatacatacacaactaGTGTAACAATAAATGCCAACACAAATGATGAAGTCATGATTAAACATCATGGAAATGTGCAATTCACTTCGTGgaaatctgtattattttaattatgtatgCAATGCTGTCACAACAGAGGTCTAAATCTGTGCACCCACTGTGCAACCCACCTTACAAACGAGTTACGTTCCGGACGACCGTTAGTACCATGAATTTGTTCATAactgtgttcgttattgactacacatatctcctaatgatgagctataaatacttttaaataaacaataaaatatactaagactccaaacaaatttcactttgaggacaggtttgttcaTACAGTGAGGAgcatcattattaaaaatatttagaatatgTTGCCCTGGATTACTAGAACCCAACAAACACTATATGGTTACACAAGtatgttataattattaaaacagcTTTGCTTACATGCAAGCAATGTTTACAGTGCAAGAAAACTAGCCATTTTAGTTAACTTTGGAGCTCAATTTCTGCAACAAGGTTCAGTATGCTTCAATCATTTTCAAGTCCCCAGTTTAggtttattcaatttaattaaaaaatatctttatttatttttaaaatatgatttacctgcagtacattttgtttataaaattgAACAACACatagtatttcttttttatatttagttttatggttaacaaatttaaaatgtctttaaatcaTAAGTTTGCAAAATTCAAATTTGGTTCAAATATTATCAGTACTAAATGAAATTGTGAAGCctgtattgtaaataaaatggcagGGATGTACACTGATTCTTTCTTAATTTTAagcttttattaaattaatttaacttTCATCAGTTAGCATGTGCagacatctattttttttatatttatgttaaaatttcAGTTGTAATTTTTACAGTCTTACCTGCTAAAGCTGGATGGATAGGACTGGAACCATTTAGGTTTTTCACTGGCACTGTTGGCACACTAagagcaacagaaaaaaaaacgtcaatTCTGAGATATATAGAAAACATCCAACCTTAACACAATCCAATTAGCTAATGTCCATGTAAACAAAGAAAGAGTAAAATCATGTCGGCAGAGTGCCAACATATACATTTGATGTTGCTCAAATTGTGGCTGTGGTAGCAGACAAggctttcaaaaatgtaatttaatattaGAGCATTCCAGTTGTTGTCTGCTGATTTACTTAAATACTAAAACCTGCAAATAGTGAAAAATGTTCATAATGGTAACACGAACACCCACACACTAACAAAAAAATCTCTGACACTGATCGGATAGACATACTGATGTACTACTTATCGAGCTAAAACTGTTTTCATTAACAATTTCCATATGTAAAAGCACTGCACACCATACTGGTGTATAAGGTGTACCAAACGCtacccaaataaataaaaaataccatgTATATtgacaaatgaaaaataaaagttacaTACAATGTGTTTATTACATAGTAAAAGTAAACTCCTGTAATCCTTGTGGTTGTCTCTTGCTCTTCTACAACCCTAATCCATTATGTTCTATACGGTGACTGACCGGACAACACATGAGAGTAACATCTTCAACAAATTTAATATACGTCACAAGCTAATGCAATGACAGCTCTTATAAACATTCTACTAGATCTagacacacacatcaacaaacAGAGATGGTGTAAAAGCCTATTATGGCTTAAACCTTCTCTTATACAGGGGGAGACTTgcactacttttttttaatacagagcTATTATATAAAGATTACAGAACAGAGTGAAGGGCAGAATGAGGGATCTAGATTTTGCTACTTTTCTACTTTGTTATTCTGTGAAATTACAAATGAATACTAGCTAGATGTTGAATTGCTTGCTTATGTGGTGTTGTGGTTATAATGACCCAAGCTGGCCTTTTTGTTAATCAGCAACAGCTTTACATTCTTGAGATAAATCATTGCTGCAATGAATTACAACATGGACATGAATCTGGATTTGTGTCCGGTTGTACAGTTCCGATCTTTTCCTAAATAAAATGGATGTATTGATAGGAGGGGAAGGTTGGCAAATGGTTTTCACTAATACTAGTTTCTCACAAACAGTTAATATGTTCCAGCTGTAAAACTGAAACcaaaaattatttatcattatcgAGATTTATTATCTATTATCTGCATATTAATTTAATCAAGTGTATTAGCAGtgttttaactacattttgaaTAACAGTACAGGTGACAGATAGGTACTGGGGTATGTTTAGCCACCCTTATTAACCTAAGCAACATCAGCTCACTGTCCCAGCTGCCCCACTGATACACAGGTGCAAACAAGCATGGACTCCTACTATCACATTCGCTGATTAAGGAGACATAACAAGAGACATTCTGAGTGCAGACAATAATGTGTAACTTAGGTGGTTAGAATAAAGGAGTCAATTTAAACAATGTTATAACATACAAGATTGTCAAACAGGACAGCATTAACAGCAGTTAGGAATAGCAATATATGATTAACAAGTACCATTGCTTGCTGTTAAGAAGTAAGTGGTTGCTGAACAAATTTTATAACAAAGACAGACCGGAAGGCGTTACTAAGGTGTAAATTTACTGCTACACAGAGAAGAGACACTTTACAAATGTATATTTGGCTAGTGCTTAAACCATTAACAAAATCTTCCAAATCCCATCTCCCAGCACTACTCACACCTTCTCTGttaattacaaataattgaACCATTAGTTTAGACTGAAATAAAGTTATAAGAAATgagtttttacacatttttgcatAGCCATCTcttattatacataaaaaatagattttaataaTCTGGAAGATGTGCTCTgagaaattgtttaaaaaatatattgttattataggCAAAATTACATTTAGATGCATGGTTTGAGATTAAGATTCAGTGTTagtctgtctgtttctcagaatttttttcaaattactACAATTTTCTAAAGTAATAGATGATAAATATAACCACCAGAGGttaagttcttttttttctatgactttaaattttatttcagactatttaaaaaaaaaaaaaaaaagggcaattttttttaacatacagCTCCACAAATAGAACATTGTTCATAACATCGAAAGCAGAAATCAAACGTTTTGCGGTTAGCTGGCATTCACAGTAAGAGTCAGAACGAATCAATGGCACTGTCACAAGGTTTCCCACAGAGGGGCAAACCCAGCCATATAACAATTGAATAAGAGCAACACAACtgtactcaaaaaaaaaaaaaaaaaaactcactcaATTACTCACTTTAACACTCagacacaaactctctctctctctctctctctctctctctctctctctctctctctcctcctcctccctccctccctcaaaCACGGGGTTAGGCAGGTTCATAAAAGTATGCTACAACATGCAGTCATATGGATGGATTCTTCATCATTAACAAAATCTCCATTGAATAAATCACATAAAACTCCCCCTTTCAGTAAATTAGGTAAGATGTTAGCATTTTTAGCCTTTGCCTGCGAGGGTCTAGTTAAGCCTTATTGTTTGGAGAGGTGGGGGAGGAGAGAGCACTTTAAAGACTCCAATGTTTCAGTATGCAAACACATCCTCAGAATCGGAAtccaaataattacattttttactgaaGAATTTCTACCAAAATTTCTTGAAAGATTCAAGAAGAAAATTctgttcatgtttaaaaatactttttttttttttttttgcgggcacaaaaataaaagaaaatcaggaTTTTTCAACTTTCTTTGTATGAACCTATTGAATGATAATAAAactattgtgctttttttacatTAGCATTTGCTAGATAGTTCAGATCAGAAGAAACTATTCATGCATGATTCAGAAATTTAGTTCAAACAGCTTTGCTTAAGATTTGTAAAGTACTTTGCAttgcaaagtaaaaaatactGATGAAGCCAATTTAGGCACCTAAAAGTCAATTATTCATGGCTTTTTACATGACATGTTGTGTGTCCACACTACCAACACATATCTGGTTCTATGTAACATTCCTTGTTGGCTTTGACCATTTTCTACCCCCGCAGATTCTAGACAATCACAATTTAATGGCCTTCCATTAAAGCCAGGCAGTCTTGGATCTCCTTCCAAAATGTGTGTAACATGGCCGAAGCTTAAAAAAACTTATAGCCCAGGATAGGCGTATATAgtacaatataataatgattGCACTTTCATCCtacacagacacatgcacacacttgaTGGAAGCATCATTGTGTTGCTAATGCTGACTAGGCTTTGCCATGCCAACAAAAAGTTACCATAGAAACCCTAGAGGAACACACAATGATGGTGGGGGTAGGGGAAAAGACTGGGAAGTGGGTGGAGATGATAAGGAGAGACAGAAATGTGGGAGGTGTACAGACTGGGGGACGTTTAGTCCCCCTCCCAGACTCCCATGACAATCctcttttcagtgtttttttcccctttcgtTTGCTTCATCTTCATTCCTTTACTGTTTAAATGCTCAGTTCTGTCCCCAGATGGTCATCAAGCAGCGACATGCTGGATGATTTAGAGTGTGAGAAACACACTCCCCCATGCTGCACATCATGCAGCCTACAAACACTCCCCCAATACACAGACATTCAGaaatgtgtgatatatatatatatatatatatatatatatatatatatatatatatatatatatatatatatatatatatatatatatatatatacacatgcacacacactgcacaaacaCAGTTGCATGTGTAAAGACCAATAAGTTTCACCTGAACAACCTAGGAAATGAAAATGAGACAATGTGAAGATCTTGGTTCTCTAAATTCTAACCAGATATGtatatcaaaacatttttaacatgttCATAAGTAATACAGTATGGCCACATAGGAAACATGGTGAGGTAGCCATGCAATCATACACCATGACTAAATATTGACAGACACTGTAACACTGTTTATTCACGAGCAGAACCACCACAAATCAGCTAATCATAATGAAAGAGCACTAAGAGCAAGGGCTAGATTTAAAACTATGCAAGGAATTAAggcaaacaatttattttttcttttatggatAAGAACCTGTAGATCTAATCTATTATACCATTAGGAATTAGGTTGCCATTTTTAACACTGGGCGATATTATTGCAGCCTGGCAATCAGGACAGAAAAGTGGAGAAAGTGTGACCTAAATAGTAAACAAATGTGATACTTTTCTTTCATAGTTTTGCAGTGTAACAAGATAATAGTAGCCATTTCTCACCCAGAGGCAATGAGTGCCCGAGACTGTGCCATGGCAATTCTTTGTAAAGCTGGCCTGCTGAGTCCTGCTAGACTGGCACGAGGGGGCAAAGGAGCGGCACAGGCTGTAGAACGCTGAGGTGGAACGGCTGTTGAggttgatgatgaggatgaacaTGACGTGTTGCTTGTAGCCACAGTGATAAGTGTTGCGGTTGGCACTGATGAAGAAGATGCTGGTGTGCAGCTTGGCATGGATAAAGATTGTTGATGGGATACTGGTGGAGGGGGCAAAGGTGGAAGGGGTGGGCGATTAGAGGACAGCGAAAGAGTGGCGGTGTTTGAGGTGAGCATGGACAAAGACTGAGCAAAAGCAGCAGCATTTTTGCGATCTTGTGAGAGAGAGCGGTTCAAGGACAGTCCATGAGGCAGAGTTTGTGAGTATGAATTTGATATAGATGTGGTTGTAGAAGAGTATGGAAGTGTCCCTTGACTGGATTTAGGATTGAGTGCTTTTGTGGGTGGCAATCTGCGTCCTAGGGTTTGTGATGACAAGGCATTTGTTTTCACACTCAAGACAAGCATGCACTGTTGACAACCACATGGCTGTCCAGGAGGGGAAAGAGATGACATCGAAATCGTTCCACTAGGGTACAGTGGACCACCATTTCCACTTGAGCTAGATCCAGAAACTCCAACTCCCAAAAGTGCTCCAGTTGAACCTCCACTAGCCATGCCTCTACCACCAGCTGCCCCTGCAGGCCCAATGCCCCAACCTTGTGAGGCTTTTGGCAATGGGCCAGAGACGAGTGGATAAGCCATGTCTGAGCGTCTCTTAATGCGGCGGTGCCTCTGCGTTTGCTGATTGATCTGAGTCATGCTTTGAAAGTCCACAAGGTAGCAGAAACCAAGCGGTGCCAGATCCAGCCATGGCTGTTGGCGATCCCGTGCTGCTTGCAGGGCAATGCACACCTCCATATCATATGGTGTCCAAGAACCTGCATCATTTTCCCACTCCCACAGCCAGCCCTGACCTGGTGCTGAAGCGGGGTCATAGAAACTTCTACGTACTGGCCTTAAAGTACCTGtaagatggagagagacaggtCAGATTGTATTAATTTTAATGTTCCATAAACACTTACCGGTCAAACATTCATTgcattgttgtatttttaaagtTAATACCACTGTCC harbors:
- the dtx4b gene encoding E3 ubiquitin-protein ligase DTX1 encodes the protein MLLASAAVVWEWLNEHGRWRPYSPAVSHHIEAVIRSESRAGSVVLGQADSRLAPYIVDLQSMHQFRQDTGTLRPVRRSFYDPASAPGQGWLWEWENDAGSWTPYDMEVCIALQAARDRQQPWLDLAPLGFCYLVDFQSMTQINQQTQRHRRIKRRSDMAYPLVSGPLPKASQGWGIGPAGAAGGRGMASGGSTGALLGVGVSGSSSSGNGGPLYPSGTISMSSLSPPGQPCGCQQCMLVLSVKTNALSSQTLGRRLPPTKALNPKSSQGTLPYSSTTTSISNSYSQTLPHGLSLNRSLSQDRKNAAAFAQSLSMLTSNTATLSLSSNRPPLPPLPPPPVSHQQSLSMPSCTPASSSSVPTATLITVATSNTSCSSSSSTSTAVPPQRSTACAAPLPPRASLAGLSRPALQRIAMAQSRALIASGVPTVPVKNLNGSSPIHPALAGITGILMSAAGLPVCLTRPPKLVLHPPPVSKSDIKPIPGLGHCCRKTTKKQARKCKTPEEVVKRYLQKVRNPPEEDCTICMEPLAGPSGYKGPGVGAVSRAESVGRLTQCGHQYHLQCLVAMYNNGNKDGSLQCPTCKTIYGVKTGNQPPGKMEYHVIPHSLPGHPDCKTIRLIYNIPPGIQGTEHPNPGKPFTARGFPRHCYLPDSEKGRKVLKLLLVAWDRRLIFSVGTSSTTGESDTVIWNEIHHKTEFGSNLTGHGYPDPGYLDNVLEELKAQGMTEEDGQQL